From a single Phocoena sinus isolate mPhoSin1 chromosome 1, mPhoSin1.pri, whole genome shotgun sequence genomic region:
- the LOC116752068 gene encoding WASH complex subunit 3-like, whose protein sequence is MDEDGLPLTGSGIDLTKVPAIPQERTVAFLNPFVVHTVRFLNPFSTVCAKKLAELSLRMRQVETTLNILDAKLSSIPGLDDVIFEVSPIRVTRITNETHSETTSEQSQNSLQDSGPRESEVTPENILTVAKDIRYARYLRMAQVGVPVMAIRNKMISEGLDPDLPERPDAPGPDVEGEKNIEESSDSKSSFSD, encoded by the coding sequence ATGGATGAGGATGGGCTTCCTCTCACGGGGTCAGGCATAGACCTGACTAAGGTGCCAGCTATTCCACAGGAAAGAACGGTGGCATTTCTAAACCCATTTGTGGTGCACACTGTACGGTTCCTCAACCCCTTTTCTACAGTTTGTGCGAAGAAACTGGCAGAACTTTCTCTTCGTATGCGGCAAGTTGAAACAACTCTCAATATTTTAGATGCAAAATTGTCATCTATCCCAGGGCTAGATGATGTCATATTTGAGGTATCTCCTATACGTGTCACTAGGATCACAAATGAAACACATTCTGAAACCACTTCAGAGCAATCACAGAACAGTTTACAAGACTCTGGACCACGGGAAAGTGAAGTAACACCAGAAAATATCTTGACTGTAGCCAAGGACATAAGATATGCCAGATATCTCAGAATGGCTCAAGTGGGTGTTCCAGTGATggcaataagaaataaaatgatatcgGAAGGACTAGACCCAGATCTTCCTGAGAGGCCAGATGCCCCAGGCCCTGATGTAGAAggtgaaaaaaatatagaagaaagttCAGACAGCAAATCTTCTTTTAGTGACTAA